The Euphorbia lathyris chromosome 3, ddEupLath1.1, whole genome shotgun sequence genome contains a region encoding:
- the LOC136224387 gene encoding probable 2-oxoglutarate-dependent dioxygenase AOP1.2 isoform X2, producing MGSETTHTLPIIDFSSSLLKPGTPEWEKLKSQVRKASETYGCFQALFKNIPQHLQNSMNAAMEDIFSLPIETKKLNVSELPFHGYIGSSSKSLYESIGISYPDNLHNLHSFTNLMWPQGNINFSEIVHWFSKPLSELDEMIRRMIAESFGVEKYLDEHLNSTYNILRLNKYEAPQTSEKKIGLRDHTDKNTTSILYQNQTDGLEVWMNGRLHSPRHRVMMRGKETRYSAALFSVPKESYIVKAVEELVDDEHPLQFKHFRYLDYLKLRFSEVDLNYERPLEDYFGASSCKD from the exons ATGGGCTCCGAAACTACTCATACCCTTCCCATCATAGACTTTTCTTCCTCACTTCTAAAACCAGGAACTCCTGAATGGGAGAAACTGAAATCCCAAGTGAGAAAAGCATCTGAAACATACGGTTGCTTTCAAGCTTTATTCAAAAACATTCCTCAACACCTCCAAAACTCCATGAATGCAGCAATGGAAGACATTTTTTCATTACCAATTGAAACAAAAAAGCTCAATGTCTCAGAATTACCTTTCCATGGCTATATCGGATCATCTTCCAAATCATTATACGAAAGCATAGGAATCTCTTATCCAGACAATCTTCACAACCTCCACAGCTTCACCAATCTCATGTGGCCTCAGGGTAACATCAATTTCAG TGAAATTGTACATTGGTTCTCTAAGCCATTATCAGAACTAGATGAAATGATAAGGAGGATGATTGCAGAGAGCTTTGGTGTTGAGAAATATCTAGATGAACACTTGAATTCTACTTACAATATTCTGAGACTCAACAAATATGAAGCTCCTCAAACTTCTGAGAAAAAAATAGGACTAAGAGATCATACTGATAAGAACACAACTTCTATATTGTACCAAAATCAGACTGATGGATTAGAG GTTTGGATGAATGGAAGATTGCATAGTCCACGGCATCGTGTTATGATGAGGGGAAAGGAGACAAGATATTCTGCTGCATTGTTTAGTGTACCAAAGGAAAGCTACATAGTAAAAGCAGTAGAGGAGCTGGTGGATGATGAACATCCTTTGCAATTTAAGCATTTTCGATATTTAGATTACTTGAAACTCAGGTTCTCGGAGGTTGATCTCAATTATGAAAGACCTTTGGAGGATTATTTTGGTGCCTCATCATGTAAAGATTAA
- the LOC136224387 gene encoding probable 2-oxoglutarate-dependent dioxygenase AOP1 isoform X1: MGSETTHTLPIIDFSSSLLKPGTPEWEKLKSQVRKASETYGCFQALFKNIPQHLQNSMNAAMEDIFSLPIETKKLNVSELPFHGYIGSSSKSLYESIGISYPDNLHNLHSFTNLMWPQGNINFSEIVHWFSKPLSELDEMIRRMIAESFGVEKYLDEHLNSTYNILRLNKYEAPQTSEKKIGLRDHTDKNTTSILYQNQTDGLEVQTKDGEWINVKFSPNSFVVIIGESFNVWMNGRLHSPRHRVMMRGKETRYSAALFSVPKESYIVKAVEELVDDEHPLQFKHFRYLDYLKLRFSEVDLNYERPLEDYFGASSCKD, from the exons ATGGGCTCCGAAACTACTCATACCCTTCCCATCATAGACTTTTCTTCCTCACTTCTAAAACCAGGAACTCCTGAATGGGAGAAACTGAAATCCCAAGTGAGAAAAGCATCTGAAACATACGGTTGCTTTCAAGCTTTATTCAAAAACATTCCTCAACACCTCCAAAACTCCATGAATGCAGCAATGGAAGACATTTTTTCATTACCAATTGAAACAAAAAAGCTCAATGTCTCAGAATTACCTTTCCATGGCTATATCGGATCATCTTCCAAATCATTATACGAAAGCATAGGAATCTCTTATCCAGACAATCTTCACAACCTCCACAGCTTCACCAATCTCATGTGGCCTCAGGGTAACATCAATTTCAG TGAAATTGTACATTGGTTCTCTAAGCCATTATCAGAACTAGATGAAATGATAAGGAGGATGATTGCAGAGAGCTTTGGTGTTGAGAAATATCTAGATGAACACTTGAATTCTACTTACAATATTCTGAGACTCAACAAATATGAAGCTCCTCAAACTTCTGAGAAAAAAATAGGACTAAGAGATCATACTGATAAGAACACAACTTCTATATTGTACCAAAATCAGACTGATGGATTAGAGGTACAGACCAAAGATGGAGAATGGATCAATGTCAAATTCTCCCCCAACTCTTTCGTTGTCATAATTGGGGAATCTTTTAAT GTTTGGATGAATGGAAGATTGCATAGTCCACGGCATCGTGTTATGATGAGGGGAAAGGAGACAAGATATTCTGCTGCATTGTTTAGTGTACCAAAGGAAAGCTACATAGTAAAAGCAGTAGAGGAGCTGGTGGATGATGAACATCCTTTGCAATTTAAGCATTTTCGATATTTAGATTACTTGAAACTCAGGTTCTCGGAGGTTGATCTCAATTATGAAAGACCTTTGGAGGATTATTTTGGTGCCTCATCATGTAAAGATTAA